One segment of Tenrec ecaudatus isolate mTenEca1 chromosome 1, mTenEca1.hap1, whole genome shotgun sequence DNA contains the following:
- the ELL gene encoding RNA polymerase II elongation factor ELL, translating to MAALKETWSYGLSCGRLGDGSRVSVFHVKLTDSALRAFESYRSSQDSVTLRPSIRFQGSQGHIFVPQPDCPSEARTFSFYLSNIGRDNPQGSFDCVQQYQSGRGDVHLDCLGSIQDKITVCATDDSYQKARQSLAQAEEETRSRSAIVIKPGGRYLGKRVHFRKPAPGPTDSVPSRKRATPINPASTLKKCSGGGVSQRPFRDRVLHLLALRPYRKAELLLRLQRDGLAQPDKDSLDSLLQQVANVNAKDGTCTLKDSMYKDVQRDWPGYSEGDRQLLQRMLVRKLYQPQGAGPIPGDPAASPPREHGNTSSLPQKRPQPPDFIDPLSSKKPRISHFTQRTQTAINGKLNPPLNRATPNPPMPEPLRPHDPLADVSNDLSHSGRDTEPPEAGGPGPTERLHLPPSPDCTRPSRPHGKAKKKSKKHRDKDRPRDSKPNLEPVESSGSTVGTPPDAPGLNGACHSASVPTSTSDTPDYLLKYAAISSSEQRQSYKNDFNSEYSEYRDLHARIERITRRFTQLDAQLRQLSQGSPEYETTRGQILQEYRKIKKTNTHYSQEKQRCEYLHSKLAHIKRLIAEYDQRQVPSWH from the exons GACTCCGTCACATTGAGACCATCGATCCGCTTTCAGGGCAGCCAAGGG CATATCTTCGTCCCTCAGCCTGACTGCCCCTCCGAGGCCCGGACCTTTTCCTTTTACCTCTCCAATATCGGCCGTGACAACCCGCAGGGCAGCTTCGACTGCGTGCAGCAGTACCAGTCCGG CCGCGGGGATGTCCACCTGGATTGCCTGGGCAGCATCCAGGACAAGATCACCGTGTGTGCCACCGATGACTCCTACCAGAAGGCGCGGCAGAGCCTGGCCCAGGCTGAGGAGGAGACTCGGAGCCGCAGCGCCATTGTCATCAAGCCGGGTGGCCGATACCTGG GCAAAAGGGTTCACTTTCGGAAGCCAGCCCCAGGGCCAACAGATTCCGTGCCCTCCCGGAAGCGGGCCACCCCGATCAACCCAGCCAGCACGCTCAAGAAGTGCAGTGGTGGGGGTGTCTCCCAGCGGCCGTTTCGTGACCGGGTGCTGCACCTCCTGGCGCTGAGGCCCTACAGAAAGGCCGAGCTGCTGCTGCGTCTGCAGAGGGATGGGCTGGCGCAGCCGGACAAGGACTCGCTAGACAGCCTCCTCCAGCAG GTGGCCAACGTGAATGCCAAGGATGGCACGTGCACACTCAAGGACAGCATGTACAAGGACGTGCAGCGGGATTGGCCTGGCTACTCAGAGGGTGACCGGCAACTGCTCCAGCGCATGCTCGTCAG GAAGCTGTACCAGCCACAGGGTGCCGGCCCCATCCCTGGGGACCCTGCTGCCAGCCCTCCGAGGGAGCACGGGAATACCTCCTCCCTGCCACAG AAGCGGCCACAGCCCCCTGACTTCATCGATCCCCTCTCCAGCAAGAAGCCTCGGATCTCACACTTTACCCAGCGTACCCAGACCGCCATCAACGGGAAATTGAATCCACCCCTTAACCGTGCTACCCCCAATCCCCCAATGCCTGAGCCCCTGAGGCCCCACGACCCCCTGGCTGACGTTAGCAATGACCTAAGCCACAGTGGTCGGGACACAGAACCTCCCGAGGCAGGAGGCCCAGGCCCTACTGAGCGCCTGCACCTACCCCCATCTCCAGACTGCACCCGGCCCAGCCGGCCCCATGGCAAGGCCAAGAAGAAGTCCAAGAAGCACCGGGACAAGGACCGGCCCCGGGACTCGAAACCCAACCTAGAGCCCGTGGAGAGTTCAGGCAGCACCGTCGGAACCCCGCCAGATGCCCCAG GGTTGAATGGTGCCTGCCATAGCGCCAGCGTCCCCACCTCCACCTCAGACACACCTGATTACTTACT GAAGTACGCGGCCATCTCCTCCTCGGAGCAGCGGCAGAGCTACAAGAATGACTTCAACTCAGAGTACAGCGAGTACCGCGACCTGCACGCCCGCATCGAGCGCATCACGCGGCGCTTCACGCAACTCGACGCCCAGCTCCGGCAGCTCTCCCAGGGGTCCCCAGAGTATGAG accACTAGAGGGCAGATCTTACAGGAGTATCGGAAAATAAAAAAG ACGAACACCCACTACAGCCAGGAGAAGCAGCGCTGTGAGTACCTGCACAGCAAGCTGGCCCACATCAAGAGGCTCATTGCCGAGTACGACCAGCGCCAGGTGCCCTCCTGGCACTAG